From bacterium, the proteins below share one genomic window:
- a CDS encoding galactose-1-epimerase, producing the protein EVLTTEPGMQFYSGNFLDGTIKGKKGKIYSYRSAVVLEADHFPDSPNHADFPSVILRPGETYTQKTIYRFSVK; encoded by the coding sequence TGGAAGTACTTACAACAGAACCGGGTATGCAGTTTTATTCCGGTAATTTCCTTGACGGAACAATTAAGGGTAAAAAAGGAAAGATTTACTCATATCGCTCAGCAGTAGTTCTTGAAGCAGATCATTTCCCTGATTCTCCAAATCATGCGGATTTCCCTTCTGTTATTCTTAGGCCCGGTGAAACTTACACACAGAAAACAATTTACCGATTTTCAGTAAAATAG